The following nucleotide sequence is from Prosthecobacter sp..
CGGAAGCGCTCGGTGGATTCATCAAGCTCCGCAAGGCCATGCTCCAGCCGCTTGCCGAGATCACGCCAGCGCGAGTAATGCGCCATGAGATGCTCCTTGTTGGCCGCATCCATCACCGTGTGCATGCCGAACAACCACACGACGCCGGGTTCTTCGACCGGCAGCATCTTGGCCACGGCATCCTTGTCATCAGTGATGTATTCAAAGTGAATGCCGTGCTCGGGATCGAGGCCTCCCTTGTCCGGCGGATCGCTCCATGCGGCGGTGGAATGGAAATTGCCCAGCGGGTAGTTCGGCCACTGCGTGTCGCCGAAGATCCAGAAGTAGCGCCCCTTCCATGGCACCACCTGCACCGAGTCCTGGCCCATGACATCCGCGAAAAGGTTCGGCCGGGGCAGGGGAACCTCATGCCCCAGCAGCGTGCTGTCGCGATAAATGCCCTGTCCGGTGAGCCGACACATGCGTTCGGCGATGTTCGTGCGCAACACCTTCACCTCCGCCGTTTTTCCAGACACGGGAGTCAGCTTCACCCCCGCAAAACCAAAACCGTCCTTCGGCAGCGCATAGCCCGGCCCCTCGACGCCGAAATAGACCACGCGATTCATCAAACCCGGTTCGTTGAAGGCGATCCAGCCCGCGCTGTCCGTCGTCAGCGCGATGTGATTGGTTGTTTTCAGCGTGATCAGCGGCACACCGCGTCCCGTGGTCTCATCCACCACATGAATGCCAAAATAATCCTCCGGCGCGGCTGAGACAGTCAGCGGCAGCAGTGTGCAAACGAAGAAAAACAAGCGGAATGGCATGCTGCTGGTGTATCACCAACCACGGGGGCGGGAAAAGGACAAATTCGTGACGCTTGACACCCGGAAGACGCATGCGAAGGCGCAGGGCATGTTTTTCGACACGCACACCCACCTCGGCAGCAAGCAGTTTGATCACGACCTCCCCGCCGTGCTCGAACGCGCACGCGCCGCAAGCATCACGCGCATGGTCGCGCCTGCCACCGATCTCGAAAACGCGCGCAAGCTGCTCGCCATCGCCGAACACGAGCCGGATGTGCGCGTGGCGGTCGGAATTCATCCTTGTGATGCAGACACGATCTCCGGCACCGCTTGGATCGACGAATTGCGCGAGCTTGCAGAGCATCCGAAGGTCTGCGCCATCGGCGAAATCGGCCTCGATTACTTTCATGCGCCACCGGAGGGCTTCACACTCGATGCTTGGAAGGCGCATCAGGCCCAGGTGCTCACGGCGCAACTCGAACTCGCAGCGGAAGTGAAGCTGAATGTGATTCTGCACAATCGTGAGAGCTGGGAGGATCTCACCGCGCTTGTGCTGCCGTTCAGAGATCGCCTGCGTGGTGTGTTTCACTGCTTCACCGGCACCATTGAGCAGGCACAGCCGCTGCTGGAGCGCGGGCACCTCATTTCCTTCACCGGCATCGTCAGTTTCAAAAACGCCGGAGTCATCGCGGAAACAGCCCGTGTGGTGCCCGCTTGCAGCTACATGATCGAAACCGACGCACCCTATCTCGCACCCGTGCCGTATCGCGGCAAACGCTGTGAACCGGCCTATGTGGCGGACACGGCGCGTGCCATCGCCGCGCTACGCGATGAATCGGTCGAGCAGGTGGCTGCAGACACGACCCGCAATGCGCTCGATTTCTTCCGTGGCTGGGATTGACCTCCTGCGAAAGCATTCCAGACTCAGGCACGTTCACTGCCACCACCACCATGAAACTCCTCCTAGCCGCATCACTCCTGCTCGCCTCCTTTGCCAGCGCCGCTGAATTCACCGTCGAAAAAACCGCCACCGGCGGCGCCATCGTGAAGGTGGACGGCCAGGTGTTCGCTGAATACGTCGTCGATCAGGCGAACAAACCCTACCTCTGGCCGATTTACGGCCCCACGGGCAAGTCGATGACGCGTTCGCATCCGATGAAAAATGTCGAGGGTGAAAAACAGGACCATCCGCACCATCGCGGTCTGAATTTCGGCCATGAGAACATCGGCGGTTACGACACCTGGGCGGAACTCGCGACTTTCGGCGCGAATCCGAAGACCAGCGAACGCGTGAAGCACCTTGGAGCCATCAAGCATCGCGAGTTCAAGGAACTGAAGGGCGGCAAAAGCGGCATAATCTACGCGCTGTCCGATTACGTTGATCCCGATGGCAAGGTCATCATCACCGAAGAGCGCAGCCTGACCTTTCGTGTGGATGGCGAAACCCGCGTGATCGACGTGGACATCGATTTGATCGCCTCCAAGGGCACGGTGACGGTCGATGACAAAAAAGACTCCGGTCTGAGTATCCGCGTGCCACACAGCATGTCCGTCGATGCGAAAGAAGGCGGCAAGATCATCAACAGCGAAGGCCACCAGGATGCGGATAGCTGGGGCAAACGCGCCAAGTGGTGTGATTTCCACGGCCCGGTCGAAGGCGAGCACCTCGGCATCGCCATGCTGAACCATCCCAGCAGCTTCCGCCATCCCACGCCCTGGCACGCACGCACCTACGGCCTCTTCACCGCGAACCCATTTGGTCTGTCCCAGTTGAAGATTCAGACCGAGAGCGGTGCAATGGAATTGAAGGAGGGCGAGCGCATCAAGCTCCGTCACCGCTTCATCTTCCACAAAGGAGACGAGAAAGCGGGCAAGATCGCCGAGGCCTATGAGGCCTATGCGACCGAGAAGCGCTGAGCGTGCTACCCGTCACGGCGGTTGATGGTTTTTGCAGCTGACAGGTGGCGTTCATATGACCCGCTGTTCAGCGGAATATTTTCATACGTCCGCAGAGTGGGATCAAACGATCTGTTAGAAACCACCCTCCATACGCTATGAAATACATCCGCCAACTACTCGCCCTTGGATCAATGATGATGGTGCTGCCCAGCTGTGACACCTATGTCGAAGGTCGTGGACATGCGCATCGCCCCTCTTGGGGGCATGGCCACAACCACTCGAGCCATTATGACCGGGGGCCGTCCCGCCGCTCGGGCCCTTCCATCAATGCCAATACCAATATTGGCGCGGGATTGCGCCTGTAACCGGCACTCCTCTCAAAAAAGCAGCGTGGTGGATGACACAGGGTCATCCACCACGCATGATTGAGTGCTGCGAAGCAAGTTAAACGCCGAGCAGTTCTCGCGCCTCAGCCTGACCCGGTGCCGGACGGCCGAACTCGCTGGCGGTGACGCGTGCGAGAGCGGTGAGGTGACGCCAGCGGAAGGCCGGACGCGTGCGATGAAACTCATCCCAGGTGGTCTGGAAGTATTTCTCGGCATGCAGCGCTCCATCCTCGCTGACGGCGTAGCGCAACAAGGTCTGAAACACAGCCTCTGGGGCGATTCCCTTCATGCCGCAGCGATGCACGACGCCAGCGGCATGGCCTTGGAGATTCAGGCGGATGTTCTCGTCGAGCTCGGCGAGCAGTTTCGCCTGATCCGTGGACGCGCTGATCTGGCGCTTCGAAGGCAGCGGCTCCCATTCGAGGAAACGCTGGACGCCATTACCACCCCGATCCCGTGCGACCTGCCACGCCCCGAGGATGAGGCAGGCGAAAACGTTCCGACCTTTGCTGACCTGCGAGAGATTGCGCCATGCATGCACCGAATCGCTTGCATGCACGCCGACGGAGTCGCCATGCGTGCTGCCAGCCGGTTTGCCGGGTGATTCCCACTCCGGCGGGCGGCCGTGGTCGCGCAGGACGAGCTGGTTCGCGGCGAGCGAGATGGCCTCGCCGATTTCATGCGGATCAAAACCTTCCGCCAGCGCCGCAGCCACCGCGCCAGCGGCCGTTTCGGGCGTGCCGCTGAAGATGGTAATGCTGAGCTTCTCCATCACCGAATCTTCCATCGAGCGCGTGCCGGGATCGCGTCCCATCAGCTTGTGCTCGTCGATCAGCTTCGTCAGCGCCTTGCTGTGCTCGTCCCATTCAGGCCGACGATACTTTTCTGAGTTCAAGCAGTAGCGCAGGGACATGCGCAGCATCGTGGTGGCATGCTCGCGGCCCACGAGATCGAGCAGATCCCATGCGCGATACGGCAGCACGGTGCGATGCACCTCAGGATTGTCCTGCACGCATTCGAGCAGAGCGTTGAAGCCGTCGTCCGCGCTGTTTTGCATCAGGGTGGCGAAGATTTTCTCCGCACCTGCGGTGTCCTTGCGTTTCACCACGTCGTGAAGCTGCTGCGCAGTCGGTTT
It contains:
- a CDS encoding TatD family hydrolase, producing MTLDTRKTHAKAQGMFFDTHTHLGSKQFDHDLPAVLERARAASITRMVAPATDLENARKLLAIAEHEPDVRVAVGIHPCDADTISGTAWIDELRELAEHPKVCAIGEIGLDYFHAPPEGFTLDAWKAHQAQVLTAQLELAAEVKLNVILHNRESWEDLTALVLPFRDRLRGVFHCFTGTIEQAQPLLERGHLISFTGIVSFKNAGVIAETARVVPACSYMIETDAPYLAPVPYRGKRCEPAYVADTARAIAALRDESVEQVAADTTRNALDFFRGWD
- a CDS encoding PmoA family protein; this translates as MKLLLAASLLLASFASAAEFTVEKTATGGAIVKVDGQVFAEYVVDQANKPYLWPIYGPTGKSMTRSHPMKNVEGEKQDHPHHRGLNFGHENIGGYDTWAELATFGANPKTSERVKHLGAIKHREFKELKGGKSGIIYALSDYVDPDGKVIITEERSLTFRVDGETRVIDVDIDLIASKGTVTVDDKKDSGLSIRVPHSMSVDAKEGGKIINSEGHQDADSWGKRAKWCDFHGPVEGEHLGIAMLNHPSSFRHPTPWHARTYGLFTANPFGLSQLKIQTESGAMELKEGERIKLRHRFIFHKGDEKAGKIAEAYEAYATEKR